One Nocardia sp. BMG111209 DNA segment encodes these proteins:
- a CDS encoding MupA/Atu3671 family FMN-dependent luciferase-like monooxygenase: MEFSLFFFADNATGSDNYRLLLESARFADAHGLSAVWTPERHFHAFGGLYPNPAVTGAAVAAITDRIGIRAGSVVAPLHHPLRIAEEWSVVDNLSGGRAGLSFASGWHAADFVLRPENYADRKALTVETVDTVRRLWRGEEVEFTDGAGEIRPTRIFPAPVQPELPVWLTSAGSPETFRAAGGLGAGLLTHLLGQDPVALAGNISAYRQALPGGEPGQVALMLHTMLGPDRDRIRDQVREPFGDYLRSSADLILRAAATLLPPDVDITRLPERDRDFLIRHAFERYFSTAGLFGTVEDGVAIVDALRAIGVDEIACLIDFGVPPADVLDSLKYLIELRDRVS; the protein is encoded by the coding sequence GTGGAGTTCAGCCTGTTCTTCTTCGCGGACAATGCGACCGGTAGCGACAACTACCGGCTGTTACTGGAGAGCGCGCGGTTCGCCGACGCGCACGGGTTGTCGGCGGTGTGGACCCCCGAACGGCATTTCCACGCCTTCGGCGGCCTCTATCCGAATCCGGCGGTCACCGGCGCCGCGGTGGCCGCGATCACCGATCGGATCGGTATCCGGGCCGGCAGTGTCGTTGCGCCGCTGCATCATCCGCTGCGGATCGCCGAGGAATGGTCGGTGGTGGACAATCTGTCCGGCGGCCGGGCCGGGCTGTCGTTCGCCTCGGGCTGGCACGCCGCCGATTTCGTGCTCCGGCCGGAGAACTATGCCGACCGCAAGGCGCTGACGGTCGAGACGGTCGACACCGTGCGGCGGCTGTGGCGCGGCGAGGAGGTCGAATTCACCGACGGCGCAGGGGAGATCAGGCCGACCCGGATCTTCCCGGCGCCGGTGCAGCCCGAACTGCCGGTGTGGCTCACCAGCGCCGGATCGCCGGAGACCTTCCGGGCCGCCGGTGGTCTCGGCGCCGGACTGCTCACCCATCTGCTGGGCCAGGATCCGGTGGCGCTGGCGGGCAACATCTCCGCCTACCGGCAGGCGCTGCCCGGCGGCGAGCCCGGACAGGTCGCGCTGATGCTGCACACCATGCTCGGCCCGGATCGCGATCGGATCCGCGACCAGGTCCGCGAACCGTTCGGCGACTACCTGCGCAGCTCCGCCGATCTGATCCTGCGCGCCGCGGCCACGCTGCTGCCGCCGGACGTCGACATCACCCGGCTGCCGGAACGCGATCGGGACTTCCTGATCCGGCACGCCTTCGAGCGGTACTTCAGCACCGCGGGCCTGTTCGGCACCGTCGAGGACGGGGTGGCGATCGTCGACGCGCTGCGCGCGATCGGGGTCGACGAGATCGCCTGCCTCATCGACTTCGGCGTGCCGCCCGCCGATGTCCTGGACTCGCTGAAATATCTGATCGAACTGCGCGACCGGGTTTCCTGA